The following coding sequences lie in one Capsicum annuum cultivar UCD-10X-F1 chromosome 5, UCD10Xv1.1, whole genome shotgun sequence genomic window:
- the LOC107870216 gene encoding ubiquitin-conjugating enzyme E2 7 produces the protein MASGSPSQASLLLQKQLKDLCKHPVDGFSAGLVDESNLFEWSVTIIGPQDTLYEGGFFNAIMSFPPNYPNSPPSVKFTTEIWHPNVYADGKVCISILHPPGDDPNGYELASERWSPVHTVESIVLSIISMLSSPNDESPANVEAAKEWREKRDDFKKRVSRCVRRSQEMI, from the exons ATGGCTTCAGGTTCACCTTCACAAGCTAGTCTTCTCCTTCAGAAACAACTTAAAG ATCTCTGTAAACATCCAGTAGATGGATTTTCAGCTGGTTTGGTTGATGAAAGTAACTTATTTGAATGGAGTGTTACCATTATTGGACCTCAAGATACTTTATA TGAAGGGGGCTTCTTTAATGCTATCATGAGCTTTCCTCCAAATTACCCGAACAGTCCTCCATCTGTAAAATTTACCACAGAGATCTGGCATCCAAATG TTTATGCTGATGGAAAGGTTTGTATTTCAATTCTTCACCcccctggtgatgatccaaacgGCTATGAGCTTGCTAGTGAACGTTGGTCTCCTGTCCACACG gtggagagtatagttttaagcatcataTCCATGCTTTCAAGCCCTAATGATGAATCTCCTGCTAATGTGGAAGCTGCA AAGGAATGGAGGGAAAAAAGAGATGATTTCAAGAAAAGGGTCAGTCGTTGTGTAAGACGATCACAGGAAATGATTTAG
- the LOC107872297 gene encoding CASP-like protein 4C2 has product MMMSPRVRNGVVETPSPSPHFNSSVAVHKLRRFNILIVVFRFASFCFSLASAIFMFTNSRSGDDLPQWHHFDAFRCVAVAGAIVALYSLFEVGASVWEISRGATVFPEVVQVWFDFGHDQVFAYMLLSAGSAGTSLVRTLREMDTCTVNNSFCVQSDISIAFGFAGFMFLGFSSLLSGFRVVSFIINGSRFHV; this is encoded by the exons atgatGATGTCACCTCGAGTTCGAAACGGCGTCGTTGAAACGCCGTCACCGTCGCCGCACTTCAACTCCTCCGTCGCCGTTCACAAGCTCCGGCGGTTCAACATTTTGATTGTCGTGTTCCGGTTCGCTTCGTTCTGCTTTTCTCTTGCTTCTGCTATCTTCATGTTCACTAATTCACGTAGTGGAGATGATTTGCCTCAGTGGCATCACTTCGATGCATTCAG ATGTGTGGCTGTTGCTGGTGCAATTGTTGCATTATATTCACTGTTCGAAGTAGGAGCATCAGTTTGGGAGATTTCAAGAGGAGCTACTGTTTTCCCTGAAGTTGTTCAAGTTTGGTTCGATTTCGGCCACGATCAG GTTTTCGCATACATGTTGCTCTCGGCAGGATCTGCAGGTACGTCGTTGGTTCGAACGTTGAGGGAGATGGACACGTGTACGGTTAATAATTCGTTCTGCGTGCAATCGGATATCTCAATAGCCTTTGGATTCGCCGGATTCATGTTCCTGGGTTTTTCTTCACTCTTGTCAGGTTTCCGGGTTGTAAGTTTTATTATCAACGGCTCTCGATTTCATgtgtaa